In Janthinobacterium rivuli, a single genomic region encodes these proteins:
- a CDS encoding FAD-linked oxidase C-terminal domain-containing protein, translating to MPNAASESGLTAARQQAVVAALLAVLPARCVLSDAEDTRPYECDGLAAYRQLPMVVTLPDTEEQVIAILGVCRELKVPIVPRGAGTGLSGGALPIADGVVLSTARLNRIVRVDAYARIAVVQPGVRNLAISEAVAQYALYYAPDPSSQIACSIGGNVAENSGGVHCLKYGLTVHNVLRVRVVTIAGDVLELGGECLDAPGLDLLAVFIGSEGMLGIVTEVTVKLIPKPATARVIMASFDDVVTGGNAVANVIAAGIIPAGLEMMDQTSSRMVEPFVKAGYDIDAAAILLCEADGTHEEVEEEIARMTAVLEGAGASAIAVSQSEAERMKFWSGRKNAFPAAGRISPDYYCMDGTIPRKKLAEVLTGIAAMETTHGLRCANVFHAGDGNLHPLILFDANMPGEFERAEAFGADILALCVAVGGTITGEHGVGMEKINSMCVQFTRAELDAFFAVKRAFDPHALLNPDKAIPTLNRCAEFGKMHVTAGRLPFANLPRF from the coding sequence ATGCCCAATGCTGCCTCTGAATCCGGATTGACCGCCGCGCGCCAGCAAGCCGTCGTCGCTGCCCTGCTGGCCGTGCTGCCGGCACGCTGCGTGCTGTCCGACGCCGAAGATACGCGCCCGTATGAATGCGATGGCCTGGCCGCCTACCGCCAGCTGCCGATGGTGGTGACCCTGCCGGACACGGAAGAACAGGTCATCGCCATCCTCGGCGTCTGCCGCGAGTTGAAGGTGCCGATCGTGCCGCGCGGGGCCGGCACGGGCCTGTCGGGCGGCGCCTTGCCGATCGCCGATGGCGTGGTGCTGTCGACGGCGCGTTTGAACCGCATCGTGCGCGTCGATGCGTATGCGCGCATCGCCGTGGTGCAGCCGGGCGTGCGCAACCTGGCCATTTCCGAAGCGGTGGCGCAATATGCCTTGTACTACGCGCCCGACCCGTCGTCGCAGATCGCCTGCAGCATCGGCGGCAACGTGGCGGAAAACTCGGGCGGCGTGCATTGCCTGAAATACGGCCTGACCGTGCACAATGTGCTGCGCGTGCGCGTCGTCACCATCGCTGGCGACGTGCTGGAACTGGGCGGCGAATGCCTCGACGCTCCGGGCCTCGACCTGCTGGCCGTCTTCATCGGCTCCGAAGGCATGCTGGGCATCGTCACGGAAGTGACCGTGAAACTGATACCGAAACCGGCGACGGCCAGAGTCATCATGGCGTCGTTTGACGACGTCGTCACGGGCGGCAATGCGGTGGCCAACGTGATCGCCGCCGGCATTATCCCGGCTGGCCTGGAAATGATGGACCAGACGTCGTCGCGCATGGTCGAACCGTTCGTCAAGGCCGGCTACGACATCGACGCGGCCGCCATTTTGCTGTGCGAAGCGGACGGCACGCACGAGGAAGTGGAAGAGGAAATCGCGCGCATGACGGCCGTGCTGGAAGGGGCGGGCGCCAGCGCGATTGCCGTGTCGCAGTCGGAAGCGGAACGCATGAAATTCTGGTCCGGGCGCAAGAACGCCTTTCCCGCCGCCGGGCGCATCTCGCCCGATTACTACTGCATGGACGGCACCATCCCGCGCAAAAAACTGGCGGAAGTGCTGACGGGGATCGCCGCCATGGAAACGACGCATGGCTTGCGCTGCGCGAACGTGTTCCATGCGGGCGACGGCAATCTGCACCCATTGATCCTGTTCGACGCCAACATGCCCGGCGAATTCGAGCGCGCAGAAGCGTTTGGCGCCGACATCCTGGCCCTGTGCGTGGCTGTGGGCGGCACCATCACGGGCGAGCATGGCGTGGGCATGGAAAAGATCAATTCCATGTGCGTGCAATTTACGCGCGCCGAACTCGATGCCTTCTTCGCCGTCAAGCGCGCCTTCGATCCCCATGCCTTGCTGAACCCGGACAAGGCGATCCCCACCTTGAACCGTTGCGCCGAATTCGGCAAGATGCATGTGACGGCGGGGCGTTTGCCGTTCGCCAACCTGCCCCGTTTTTAA
- the glcE gene encoding glycolate oxidase subunit GlcE, with protein MQAIVEQFRQQILAASAAGSPLRLRGGGSKDWYGQQLTGEVLDTRAYAGIIDYEPTELVITARCGTPLVEIEAALAARNQMLAFEPPHFGPGATVGGVVASALSGPRRASAGALRDFVLGAVLMDGHGERLAFGGQVMKNVAGYDVSRLLAGSLGTLGLILEVSLKVLPLPLREATFRVACAEIAALRMLNEWAGKPLPISASCWHDGVLTVRLSGAEAAVSAALQSLGGEVLTHDDAAAFWLDVREQTHAFFAGAGSLWRLSLPPHASAMILKGRQLIEWGGAQRWLKLDGDADAAGSAQIRQAVAAAGGHATLFRGGDKAVGVFHPLAPAIATIHQRLRQAFDPAGIFNPHRMD; from the coding sequence TTGCAAGCAATCGTTGAACAATTCAGGCAGCAGATCCTGGCGGCCAGCGCGGCGGGCAGCCCCTTGCGCCTGCGCGGCGGCGGTTCGAAAGACTGGTATGGCCAGCAGCTGACAGGCGAGGTGCTCGATACGCGCGCGTATGCGGGCATCATCGACTATGAACCGACGGAGCTGGTGATCACGGCCCGCTGCGGCACGCCGCTGGTGGAAATCGAGGCGGCGCTGGCCGCGCGCAACCAGATGCTGGCGTTCGAGCCGCCGCACTTCGGCCCCGGCGCCACGGTGGGCGGCGTCGTCGCCAGCGCCTTGTCCGGCCCGCGCCGGGCCAGCGCGGGGGCCTTGCGTGATTTCGTGCTGGGCGCCGTGCTGATGGATGGCCATGGCGAACGCCTGGCCTTTGGCGGGCAAGTCATGAAGAACGTGGCCGGCTACGATGTCTCGCGCCTGCTGGCGGGGTCCCTGGGCACCTTGGGCCTGATCCTGGAAGTGTCGCTGAAGGTGCTGCCCTTGCCGCTGCGCGAAGCGACGTTCCGCGTGGCCTGCGCGGAAATCGCCGCCTTGCGCATGCTCAATGAGTGGGCGGGCAAGCCGCTGCCGATATCGGCCAGCTGCTGGCACGATGGCGTGTTGACGGTGCGCCTGTCCGGCGCCGAGGCGGCTGTCTCGGCGGCCCTGCAATCGCTGGGAGGCGAAGTGCTGACGCACGATGACGCGGCCGCTTTCTGGCTGGACGTGCGCGAGCAAACGCACGCATTCTTCGCGGGCGCGGGCAGCCTGTGGCGCTTGTCTCTGCCGCCGCACGCCAGCGCCATGATTTTAAAGGGGCGCCAGCTGATCGAGTGGGGCGGGGCGCAGCGCTGGCTCAAGCTCGATGGCGACGCCGATGCGGCCGGCAGCGCGCAGATTCGCCAGGCCGTGGCGGCCGCCGGCGGCCACGCCACGCTGTTTCGCGGCGGCGACAAGGCCGTTGGCGTGTTCCACCCGCTGGCGCCCGCCATCGCCACCATCCACCAGCGCCTGCGGCAGGCTTTCGACCCGGCCGGTATCTTCAACCCGCACAGAATGGATTGA
- the glcF gene encoding glycolate oxidase subunit GlcF, whose protein sequence is MQTNLADFIKNTPAGDEAEAILRACVHCGFCTATCPTYQLLGDELDGPRGRIYLIKQVLEGAPVTAKTQTHLDRCLTCRNCESTCPSGVQYGRLVDIGRNVVEQRVQRPLRERALRFALKEALPRRWLFTPVYKAGQALRPLLSKSLQDKLRPGAQAGAWPTRQHARSMLLLDGCVQPAMSPNINAATARVLDALGVQLIVAPKAGCCGALRHHLNDQDAALDDMRRNIDAWWPYVESAEAIVMTASGCGATVKEYGHLLAHDPQYADKARRIAALTRDLSEIMPAFENELAALLQGRIGKRVAYHPPCTLQHGQQIRGKVEQVLRAVGVDVRLCADSHLCCGSAGTYSILQPALSQQLRDNKVANLEACEPEMIVSANIGCLSHLQSGTETPVRHWIELIDSALTPK, encoded by the coding sequence ATGCAAACCAATCTCGCCGATTTCATCAAGAATACGCCGGCAGGCGACGAAGCCGAAGCCATCCTGCGCGCCTGCGTGCATTGCGGCTTTTGCACGGCCACCTGTCCCACCTACCAGCTGCTGGGCGACGAACTCGATGGCCCGCGCGGACGCATTTACCTGATCAAGCAAGTGCTCGAAGGCGCGCCCGTCACGGCCAAGACGCAGACGCACCTGGACCGCTGCCTGACCTGCCGCAACTGCGAGTCGACCTGTCCGTCCGGGGTGCAGTACGGGCGCCTGGTCGACATCGGCCGCAACGTCGTCGAGCAGCGCGTGCAGCGCCCCTTGCGCGAACGCGCGCTGCGCTTCGCCCTGAAGGAAGCCTTGCCGCGCCGCTGGCTGTTTACGCCCGTGTACAAGGCGGGGCAGGCGCTGCGCCCGCTGCTCTCGAAAAGCTTGCAGGATAAATTGCGTCCGGGCGCGCAAGCGGGGGCATGGCCGACGCGCCAGCACGCGCGCAGCATGCTGCTGCTGGACGGCTGCGTGCAGCCGGCCATGTCGCCGAACATCAACGCGGCCACGGCGCGCGTGCTCGATGCGCTCGGCGTGCAATTGATCGTCGCGCCCAAGGCCGGCTGCTGCGGCGCGCTGCGCCATCACCTGAACGACCAGGACGCGGCGCTGGACGACATGCGCCGCAATATCGACGCCTGGTGGCCATACGTGGAAAGTGCCGAAGCCATCGTCATGACGGCGTCCGGCTGCGGCGCCACGGTGAAGGAATATGGCCATCTGCTGGCGCACGATCCGCAGTATGCGGACAAGGCGCGGCGCATCGCGGCACTGACGCGCGATCTGTCCGAGATCATGCCGGCGTTTGAAAACGAGCTGGCGGCGCTGCTGCAAGGGCGCATCGGGAAAAGGGTGGCATATCACCCGCCATGCACCCTGCAGCACGGCCAGCAAATTCGCGGCAAGGTGGAGCAGGTCTTGCGCGCCGTCGGCGTCGACGTGCGCCTGTGCGCCGACAGCCATCTGTGCTGCGGTTCGGCGGGCACGTATTCGATTTTGCAGCCGGCACTGTCGCAGCAGCTGCGCGACAACAAGGTGGCGAACCTGGAAGCGTGCGAGCCGGAGATGATCGTGTCGGCCAATATCGGCTGCCTGAGCCACCTGCAGTCAGGCACGGAGACGCCCGTGCGGCACTGGATCGAGCTGATCGACTCCGCCTTGACGCCTAAATAG
- a CDS encoding putative bifunctional diguanylate cyclase/phosphodiesterase, translated as MGSYPRLFIPITFLILAVSAVRYHALLGTETALANARYQSDARQLDLFLANSVLPLAVHTDRHATHDSVRQALRSALPLNRSLVSARWDTAGAHVEVLADNKPGDTPADGVPGWFARLAGMAAIRSRLTVALPDGGDGILDLHYTPGRPLAQVWQRVLEQAVLSSINIVLVFLLLGLILASHRKLLARFVQATDRFRDGNFAVRLAAGATPEAQAVSQSFNGMAGDIEGLLTSLKTSQRQLGEQLNETVHMQQALQKLSWQNYNDVLTGLPNRAALAARFEQELFLARERQRLLAVCLFDLDHFQAINDRYGAEAGDEILKQVAGRLHGFTGQVHYAARLGGDEFVMLLCGQASIASIEQNITQLMQELSRPYQCDQQALHVTASAGIAVYAGKDLNTESLLRHADHAVYQAKLTGRNQYHFFDTNLDEEVRTHHNQRTEVRHALINGELRLYYQPKVNMRAGTVVGMEALLRWQHPRRGVLSPAQFLPLVEQTDLIIDIGEWVLRQALWQMQRWVACGKHWVVSVNIAARHFQQADFVSRLETILGEFPGVRASMLELEILESSALHDIEDVRRIIRACQALGITFALDDFGTGYSSMSYLKRLPANIVKIDQSFVRNMLNDRDDLHLVRAVIGLARSFSLTVIAEGVESVEHGARLIQLGCDLAQGYGIARPMPADAVLEWAANFVPAPQWRIAQYSETPI; from the coding sequence ATGGGCAGTTATCCCCGCCTCTTCATCCCTATTACCTTCCTGATACTCGCCGTTTCCGCCGTTCGCTATCACGCCCTGCTGGGTACGGAAACGGCGCTGGCCAATGCGCGCTACCAGAGCGACGCCCGGCAACTCGACCTGTTCCTGGCCAATAGCGTGCTGCCGCTGGCCGTGCACACGGACCGGCATGCGACGCACGACAGCGTGCGGCAGGCGCTGCGCAGCGCCTTGCCGCTGAACCGCAGCCTCGTTTCCGCGCGCTGGGATACGGCTGGCGCGCATGTCGAAGTGCTGGCCGATAACAAGCCGGGCGACACGCCGGCCGACGGCGTGCCGGGCTGGTTTGCGCGCCTGGCGGGCATGGCGGCCATCCGCAGCCGCCTGACGGTGGCGCTGCCGGACGGCGGCGACGGCATCCTCGACCTGCACTACACGCCCGGCCGGCCTCTGGCGCAGGTGTGGCAAAGGGTGCTCGAGCAGGCCGTCCTCAGCAGCATCAATATCGTCCTCGTCTTCCTCCTGCTGGGCTTGATCCTGGCGTCGCACCGCAAGCTGCTGGCGCGCTTCGTGCAAGCGACCGACCGCTTTCGTGATGGCAATTTCGCCGTGCGCCTGGCGGCTGGCGCCACGCCCGAGGCGCAAGCCGTGTCGCAGTCGTTCAACGGCATGGCCGGCGATATCGAAGGACTGCTGACTTCGCTGAAAACCAGCCAGCGCCAGCTGGGCGAACAGCTGAACGAAACCGTGCACATGCAGCAGGCGCTGCAAAAGCTGTCGTGGCAAAACTACAATGACGTGCTGACGGGCTTGCCCAACCGTGCCGCGCTGGCCGCCCGCTTCGAGCAGGAACTGTTCCTCGCGCGCGAACGCCAGCGTCTGCTAGCCGTCTGCCTGTTCGACCTCGACCACTTCCAGGCCATCAACGACCGCTACGGCGCCGAGGCCGGCGATGAAATCCTCAAGCAGGTGGCCGGCCGCCTGCACGGCTTCACGGGCCAGGTCCATTACGCGGCGCGCCTGGGCGGCGATGAATTCGTCATGCTGCTGTGCGGCCAGGCCAGCATCGCCAGCATCGAACAGAACATCACCCAATTGATGCAGGAACTGAGCCGCCCCTACCAGTGCGACCAGCAGGCGCTGCACGTGACGGCCAGCGCCGGCATCGCCGTCTACGCGGGCAAGGACTTGAATACGGAAAGCCTGCTGCGCCACGCCGACCACGCCGTCTACCAGGCGAAACTGACGGGGCGCAACCAGTACCACTTCTTCGACACCAACCTCGACGAGGAAGTGCGCACCCACCACAACCAGCGCACGGAAGTGCGCCACGCCCTGATCAACGGCGAACTGCGGCTGTACTACCAGCCCAAGGTGAATATGCGCGCTGGCACGGTGGTGGGCATGGAAGCGCTGCTGCGCTGGCAGCACCCGCGCCGCGGCGTGCTGTCGCCTGCGCAATTCCTGCCGCTGGTGGAGCAGACGGATTTGATCATCGACATCGGCGAATGGGTGCTGCGCCAGGCCCTGTGGCAGATGCAGCGCTGGGTGGCTTGCGGCAAGCACTGGGTAGTCAGCGTGAATATCGCGGCACGCCACTTCCAGCAAGCCGACTTCGTCTCGCGCCTGGAAACCATCCTCGGCGAATTTCCCGGCGTGCGCGCCAGCATGCTGGAACTGGAAATCCTCGAATCGTCAGCGCTGCACGACATCGAAGACGTGCGCCGCATCATCCGCGCCTGCCAGGCGCTGGGCATCACGTTCGCGCTCGACGATTTCGGCACCGGCTACTCGTCGATGTCATATTTAAAACGCCTGCCGGCGAATATCGTCAAGATCGACCAGAGCTTCGTGCGCAACATGCTCAACGACCGCGACGACCTGCACCTGGTGCGCGCCGTCATCGGCCTGGCCCGTTCCTTCAGCCTGACGGTGATCGCCGAAGGCGTGGAAAGCGTCGAGCATGGCGCGCGCCTGATTCAGCTGGGCTGCGACCTGGCGCAAGGCTACGGCATCGCCCGCCCCATGCCGGCCGACGCCGTGCTGGAGTGGGCTGCGAACTTCGTGCCGGCGCCCCAATGGCGCATCGCGCAGTACAGCGAGACGCCTATTTAG
- a CDS encoding glutathione peroxidase has product MTSIHDFQAEALDGTPVDLARYKGKVLLIVNTASACGFTPQYQGLEALYREFHEQGLVVLGFPCNQFRQQEPGSNGEIGAFCEKNFGVTFPLFAKVDVNGAQTHPLFAQLKQAAPGILGTQSIKWNFTKFLVRKDGSVFRRYATASKPASLAADIRQLLQE; this is encoded by the coding sequence ATGACCAGCATCCACGATTTCCAGGCCGAGGCACTGGACGGCACGCCGGTCGACCTGGCGCGCTACAAAGGCAAGGTATTGCTGATCGTCAACACGGCCAGCGCCTGCGGCTTCACGCCGCAATACCAGGGGCTCGAAGCGCTGTACCGCGAATTTCACGAGCAGGGCCTGGTCGTGCTGGGTTTTCCCTGCAATCAATTCCGTCAGCAGGAACCGGGATCGAACGGGGAAATTGGCGCCTTTTGCGAGAAAAACTTCGGCGTCACCTTTCCCCTGTTTGCCAAAGTCGACGTGAATGGCGCGCAGACCCATCCCCTGTTTGCGCAATTAAAACAGGCGGCGCCCGGCATATTGGGCACGCAATCGATCAAATGGAATTTCACCAAGTTTTTGGTGCGCAAGGATGGCAGCGTATTTCGCCGCTATGCGACGGCCAGCAAACCGGCCAGTCTGGCGGCCGACATACGGCAATTGCTACAGGAGTAA
- a CDS encoding PilT/PilU family type 4a pilus ATPase, with product MQTTHEHYGAMHALLAQMRARGGSDLFITAGFPAAIKLDGKLTPLAGGALDAQQAAGYVRAVMNARQAAEFESSREANFAISPEGLGRFRVSAFVQMGQAGMVLRLINTAIPTLDGLGLPAVLQDIVMSKRGLVIMVGATGCGKSTTLAAMVGHRNAHSHGHIITIEDPVEFIHPHGNCIVTQREVGVDTDDWGTALKNTLRQAPDVIQIGEIRDRETMDHAIAFAETGHLCLATLHANNANQALDRIINFFPEERRQQLLMDLSLNLKGMISQRLIPGKDGGGRKAALEILLNSPLMSDLIFKGQVHEIKELMKKSREHGMQTFDQALFDLHEAGAISYEDALRNADSVNDLRLTIKLKGATAPEPAPQAGATKLGLL from the coding sequence ATGCAGACGACGCACGAACACTATGGCGCCATGCACGCGCTGCTGGCGCAGATGCGCGCACGGGGCGGCTCGGACCTGTTCATCACGGCCGGCTTTCCTGCCGCCATCAAGCTCGACGGCAAACTGACGCCGCTGGCGGGCGGCGCGCTCGATGCGCAACAGGCGGCCGGCTACGTGCGCGCCGTCATGAACGCGCGCCAGGCGGCCGAGTTTGAATCCAGCCGCGAAGCCAATTTCGCCATCAGCCCGGAGGGACTCGGGCGTTTCCGCGTGTCCGCCTTCGTGCAGATGGGCCAGGCAGGCATGGTCTTGCGATTGATCAATACCGCCATCCCCACCCTCGATGGGCTCGGCTTACCGGCCGTCCTGCAAGACATCGTCATGAGCAAGCGCGGCCTCGTCATCATGGTGGGCGCCACGGGTTGCGGCAAGTCGACCACCCTGGCGGCCATGGTGGGCCACCGCAACGCGCACAGCCATGGCCACATCATCACCATTGAAGACCCCGTGGAATTCATCCATCCGCACGGCAACTGCATCGTTACCCAGCGCGAAGTGGGCGTCGATACGGACGACTGGGGCACGGCCCTGAAAAACACCCTGCGCCAGGCGCCCGACGTGATACAGATCGGCGAAATCCGCGACCGGGAGACGATGGATCACGCCATCGCGTTTGCCGAGACGGGCCATCTGTGCCTGGCGACCTTGCACGCGAACAACGCCAACCAGGCGCTGGACCGCATCATCAATTTCTTCCCCGAAGAGCGGCGCCAGCAGTTGCTGATGGACCTGTCGCTCAATTTGAAGGGCATGATTTCGCAGCGCCTGATCCCCGGCAAGGACGGCGGCGGGCGCAAGGCGGCGCTGGAAATCCTGCTCAACTCGCCGCTGATGAGCGACCTGATCTTCAAGGGCCAGGTACACGAAATCAAGGAATTGATGAAAAAGTCGCGCGAGCATGGCATGCAGACCTTCGACCAGGCCCTGTTCGACCTGCACGAAGCGGGCGCCATCAGCTATGAAGACGCGCTGCGCAATGCGGACTCCGTCAACGACCTGCGCCTGACGATCAAACTCAAGGGCGCCACGGCGCCGGAACCGGCCCCGCAAGCGGGCGCCACCAAACTGGGACTCCTCTGA
- a CDS encoding type IV pilus twitching motility protein PilT produces the protein MDISELLAFSVSNKASDLHLSSGLPPMIRVNGDVRRLNVAPLEHKEVHSMIYDIMNDSQRKAYEEALECDFSFEIPGLARFRVNAYNQERGASAVLRTIPSKVLTLEELNAPRIFGELAMRPRGLVLVTGPTGSGKSTTLAAMVNHVNERLNHHILTIEDPIEFVHEPKKCLINQREVGSHTHSFSNALRSALREDPDVILVGELRDLETIRLALTAAETGHLVFGTLHTSSAAKSIDRIIDVFPAEEKEMVRAMLSESLQAVISQNLLKTKDGAGRVAAHEIMLATPAVRNLIREAKVAQMYSAIQTGSNVGMQTLDQCLSDLVRRGTISAETARSAAKAPENFPG, from the coding sequence ATGGACATTTCCGAACTACTCGCTTTCTCCGTCAGCAACAAGGCTTCCGACTTGCACCTGTCTTCCGGCCTGCCGCCGATGATACGGGTCAACGGCGACGTGCGCCGCCTGAACGTGGCCCCGCTCGAGCACAAGGAAGTGCACAGCATGATCTACGACATCATGAACGATAGCCAGCGCAAGGCCTATGAAGAAGCGCTGGAATGCGATTTCTCGTTCGAGATTCCCGGCCTGGCCCGCTTTCGCGTCAACGCCTACAATCAGGAACGGGGTGCCTCGGCCGTGCTGCGCACGATTCCGTCGAAAGTGCTGACCCTGGAAGAGCTGAACGCCCCGCGCATCTTCGGCGAGCTGGCCATGCGCCCGCGCGGCTTGGTGCTGGTGACGGGTCCGACCGGTTCCGGCAAGTCGACCACTCTGGCGGCCATGGTGAACCACGTCAACGAGCGCCTGAACCACCATATATTGACCATCGAAGACCCGATCGAATTCGTGCATGAACCAAAAAAATGCCTGATCAACCAGCGCGAGGTCGGTTCGCACACGCATTCGTTCAGCAATGCGCTGCGCTCGGCCCTGCGCGAAGACCCGGACGTGATTTTAGTGGGCGAATTGCGCGACCTGGAAACCATCCGTCTGGCGCTGACGGCGGCCGAAACGGGCCATCTGGTCTTCGGCACCCTGCACACCTCGTCGGCGGCGAAATCGATCGACCGCATCATCGACGTCTTCCCCGCCGAGGAAAAGGAAATGGTGCGCGCCATGCTGTCCGAATCCTTGCAAGCCGTCATTTCGCAGAACTTGCTCAAAACCAAGGATGGCGCGGGCCGCGTGGCCGCGCATGAAATCATGCTGGCCACGCCGGCCGTGCGCAACCTGATCCGCGAAGCGAAAGTGGCGCAAATGTATTCGGCCATCCAGACGGGCAGCAATGTCGGCATGCAGACGCTGGACCAGTGCTTGAGCGACCTGGTCCGGCGCGGCACGATCTCGGCGGAAACGGCCCGCTCGGCCGCCAAAGCCCCTGAAAACTTCCCCGGATAA
- a CDS encoding YggS family pyridoxal phosphate-dependent enzyme, producing the protein MSTIEQNLQAVRDSIAQAAAEAQRAPTDVTLLAVSKTFGADAVLDAMHAGQAAFGENYLQEALDKIAFVKAAAPQHVPAWHFIGPIQSNKTRPIAEHFDWVHTVEREKIAARLSEQRPAGLPDLNICLQVNISGEASKSGVTPAELPALAHAVAQLPRLRLRGLMAIPEPETDITLQRAAFAQLRVLYQQLKAEGLALDTLSMGMSADLRAAVLEGATIVRVGSAIFGSRNYS; encoded by the coding sequence ATGTCCACAATCGAACAGAACTTGCAAGCCGTGCGAGACAGTATTGCGCAGGCCGCCGCTGAGGCGCAGCGCGCCCCGACCGACGTGACCCTGCTGGCCGTGTCGAAAACCTTTGGCGCGGACGCCGTGCTGGACGCCATGCATGCGGGCCAGGCGGCGTTTGGCGAAAATTATCTGCAGGAAGCGCTCGACAAGATCGCCTTTGTAAAAGCGGCCGCACCGCAGCACGTCCCGGCATGGCATTTCATCGGTCCCATCCAGAGCAACAAGACGCGCCCCATCGCCGAGCACTTCGACTGGGTGCATACGGTGGAACGGGAAAAGATCGCCGCGCGCCTGTCCGAGCAGCGCCCGGCCGGCTTGCCGGACTTGAATATCTGCCTGCAAGTCAATATCAGCGGCGAAGCGAGCAAGAGCGGCGTGACGCCAGCCGAACTGCCGGCGCTGGCGCATGCCGTGGCGCAGCTGCCCCGTTTGCGCTTGCGCGGCCTGATGGCCATTCCCGAGCCGGAAACGGATATCACGCTGCAGCGCGCTGCCTTTGCGCAATTGCGCGTGTTGTACCAACAATTGAAGGCCGAAGGGCTGGCGCTCGACACCCTGTCGATGGGCATGTCGGCCGACTTGCGCGCCGCCGTGCTGGAAGGCGCCACCATCGTGCGCGTGGGTAGCGCCATTTTCGGTTCCCGCAACTATTCCTGA
- the proC gene encoding pyrroline-5-carboxylate reductase, translated as MTTELNIAFVGGGNMAAALIAGLAGKLTLGGNIHVIDPHAPALEKLQAQFGVTTALLADDALRGVDVIVLAVKPQSMRDVAAQLLPFLDSDRAPLILSIAAGIRAQDLSRWLGDYPAIVRCMPNTPALIGMGITGMVASGGVSEEQKKTADAILRSVGQTVWLDDEAKIDPVTAVSGSGPAYVFYFIEAMQQAAAELGLTPEQGTQLAIATFTGAAQLAANSSEPVSLLRERVTSKGGTTYAALTSMEESGVKAAIVKGIKAAAQRGREMGDELGK; from the coding sequence ATGACGACAGAATTGAATATCGCCTTTGTGGGCGGCGGCAATATGGCCGCCGCCCTGATCGCCGGCCTGGCGGGCAAATTGACCCTAGGCGGCAACATCCACGTGATCGACCCGCACGCCCCCGCGCTGGAAAAACTGCAGGCGCAATTCGGCGTGACGACGGCGCTGCTTGCGGACGACGCGCTGCGCGGCGTGGACGTGATCGTGCTGGCCGTGAAACCGCAAAGCATGCGCGACGTGGCGGCGCAGTTGCTGCCTTTCCTTGATAGTGACCGGGCGCCATTGATCCTGTCGATCGCGGCCGGCATCCGCGCGCAAGACCTGTCGCGCTGGCTCGGCGATTACCCGGCCATCGTGCGCTGCATGCCGAACACGCCAGCCCTGATCGGCATGGGCATCACGGGCATGGTGGCCAGCGGCGGCGTGAGCGAAGAACAGAAAAAGACGGCGGACGCCATCCTGCGCTCCGTCGGCCAGACCGTCTGGCTCGATGACGAAGCCAAGATCGATCCTGTGACGGCCGTGTCCGGCAGCGGCCCGGCCTACGTGTTTTACTTTATCGAAGCGATGCAGCAGGCGGCGGCCGAGCTGGGTCTCACGCCGGAGCAGGGCACGCAGCTGGCGATTGCCACCTTTACGGGCGCGGCGCAGCTGGCGGCGAACTCCAGCGAACCGGTATCCTTGCTGCGCGAGCGGGTCACGTCAAAGGGCGGCACGACGTACGCGGCCCTGACCAGCATGGAAGAGAGCGGCGTGAAGGCGGCCATCGTCAAGGGCATCAAGGCGGCCGCGCAGCGCGGGCGCGAGATGGGGGACGAGCTGGGCAAATAA